One Papaver somniferum cultivar HN1 chromosome 10, ASM357369v1, whole genome shotgun sequence genomic window carries:
- the LOC113318595 gene encoding 2-dehydro-3-deoxyphosphooctonate aldolase 1-like: protein MISSADLFNQLKSAEPFFVLAGPNVIESEEHIFKMAKHIKHITNKVGVPLVFKSSFDKANRTSSKSFRGPGLEEGLKILEKVKLAYDLPIVTDVHESWQCEAVGKVADIIQIPAFLCRETDLLVAAAKTGKIINIKKGQMCSSSVMANSAEKVRLAGNPNVMVCERGTMFGYRKKLEGGGVASGGLRELIPCIARTSVAVGVDGIFMEVHDDPLSAPVDGPTQWPLRNLEELLQELVAIARVSMGKQQFKIDLTPFREDQS from the exons ATGATTTCCTCAGCAGATCTATTCAATCAACTCAAG TCTGCAGAACCCTTTTTTGTATTAGCTGGACCAAATGTGATTGAATCTGAAGAACATATTTTTAAAATGGCTAAACATATCAAACACATCACCAACAA GGTTGGTGTGCCCCTTGTGTTTAAATCGAGCTTCGATAAAGCTAATCGTACATCGTCTAAGTCGTTTCGTGgtcctggtttagaagaaggcTTGAAG ATCCTTGAAAAAGTTAAACTTGCATATGATTTACCTATTGTTACTGATGTGCATGAGAGCTGGCAG TGTGAAGCTGTTGGAAAAGTTGCTGATATTATCCAGATTCCTGCTTTCTTATGCCGTGAG ACAGACCTTCTAGTTGCAGCTGCGAAGACTGGAAAAATTATCAACATTAAAAAAGGCCAAATGTGTTCTTCTTCT GTTATGGCAAATTCTgcagagaaggttaggttagctGGTAACCCGAATGTGATGGTCTGTGAGCGAGGCACCATGTTTGGTTATA GAAAAAAG CTGGAGGGTGGAGGAGTTGCCAGTGGAGGTCTTCGCGAATTAATACCATGTATAGCAAGGACATCAGTTGCTGTCGGGGTGGACGGTATCTTTATGGAG GTACATGACGATCCCCTAAGTGCACCTGTTGATGGTCCAACGCAGTGG CCGTTACGTAACTTGGAGGAGCTATTACAGGAGCTCGTGGCTATTGCC AGGGTTAGCATGGGAAAACAACAATTCAAAATAGATCTCACACCATTTCGTGAAGATCAATCTTGA